The DNA region TTGCAAAACTTCCTTCTGACTTACAGGCAATTGTGAAAATGGCCTGTACGGTTGCTAATTACGACACGCTTTCTTTCTTCACTCGAAAAAATAATGAGGCGTTGACTGAACTTACCGATAAGCACCAAGTTCAATTGAAGAAGTTACCAGATGATGTACTTAATCGATTTGAGGCTCTTTCAGAGGAAGTGGTTCAAGAGTTAGCTGTCACCGATGAGTTTGCTCGTAAAGTTTATGAATCTTACAGCACTTATAAAAAGCAGGTTTACTCGTGGCATCGAGTTTCTGAACAAGCATTTTATGATTTACGTCGATAATCGTTCAGTCTAACTCAAGAGCAAAAAGGCCGTAATTACGGCCTTTTTAATACTACTACTCGCTTAAGAATTCTGGCAGCCAGGTCGCTAGCTCGGGGAAAATTCCGAGAAGGATCAGTAGACCTAGTTGAATAAAAATAAATGGAACTGCGCCGCGATAGATATTTCTCGTGGTGACTGTATCGGGTGTCACTCCTCGCAGGTAGAACAGAGCGAAACCGAAAGGTGGCGTCAAAAATGATGTTTGCAAATTAAGCGCAATCATTATACCTAACCAAATTGGATCGACTCCCATGGCTAATAAAACAGGAGCGACAATTGGCACCACGACATAAATGATCTCTATGAAGTCGAGAATGAATCCTAGTAAAAACATGACTAACATAACAACAATGATCGCTCCGACGACGCCTCCTGGCATTTCTGACAGTAGCCCATGTACTTGAGCGTCACCACCTAAGGCTCGAAAGACCAAACTGAAAATCGAAGCTCCGATCAATATCATGAATACCATTGAGGAAGTCTTAGTGGTTGAAAGCATCACATCTTTTAATCGGGCATAATCAAATTCGCGCTGGTAAATGGCCAGCAATGTGGCTCCGGCAGCACCAATGGCAGCGGCCTCGGTTGGTGTCGCGATTCCAGTAAGAATGGATCCGAGCACCAAGAATATTAAGCTGAGCGGAAGTAATAAACTTCGTATCAACTCACCCATTTTTATTGCTGGTAGATCATGATTCGATGGCGCTAATGCTGGATTAATGGTTACACGAGTGACGACATAAACCATATAAGCAGCAACCAGAAGTAAGCCAGGAATCAGTGCGCCGATAAATAAATCACCCACATTAATAGGATCGCCACCATAGGAACTTCGATGCGCCGATGCGATGGATTCGCCTAACAGTATCAGTACGATGGATGGGGGAATAATTTGCCCCAAGGTTCCGGATGCACAGATGGTTCCGGTCGATAATGCCTGATCATAACCACGCTTTAACATAACGGGTAACGATAACATACCCATAGTTACGACGGTTGCGCCGACGATGCCAGTGCTCGCCGCGAGCAACATACCGACGATAATAACCGATAACGCTAAACCGCCCCTTAGGCCACCAAATAGACGAGTCATAGCATCGAGTAAATTTTCAGCAATTTTAGCCCGTTCAAGCATTACACCCATAAATACAAATAACGGCACCGCAACTAAAACTTGGTTATTCATAACACCAAAAATGCGCTGTGCAGAGGCGTTTAGCATTGAAGGGTTGAGCCATCCCATCGCAACACTGACACCAGCAAATAACAAGGCGCTGCCGCCAAGTGTGAAGGCGACTGAGTAACCAGCCATTAAAGCAAAGCAAACAAACGCGAACATCACAAACGGTAACCATTCCATTACAGAGGCACCTCCGTGTTAGTGTGGTTGCTAGAATGTCGCCACTGATCGATGTTGCGCAGAATTTGATTGAGACCCTCAATCATTATTAAAACTGGCATCACCCAAATAAGAGTTTTCAATAAGAAAACCCCTGGCAAGCCACCGGCTTCTGCAGAGCCCTCGCTGAGACGCCAACTCAGTTCGACGAAACTGATGCTGCTGTATAAAATGAAGCCACACATCGGAAATAAAAACAGTAAGGTTCCCAAAATATCAACGATGGCTTGCGTTCGAGGGGAGAACTTAGAGTAGAAAATATCGACGCGAACGTGTTCATTTCGCTGCAAAGTATACGCTGCTCCAAGCATAAACACGGCTGCATGTAGCCAAGTGACACTCTCTTGAAGGGCAATAAAGTTGATGTTGAAAAGCTGACTCATTAGGGTGCTGGTAAACATCACGGCGACCATGGCTATGGTCAGAAATGACACGCCGTGGCCGCAACCCACAGCAATTGAAGCTAAGCCTCGGCGAAACAGTAACCACATGGAATAGATTTCCCTGACAGTGTTATAAACAAAGATATCCACAGCTTTAAAAAACCTTCATGATTTTTGGCTAGATTGCATAACTCTGTGGATAAAATTTATAACTTATTGTTTTTTATAGTTTAAATTAAATTTTAAGATCCGCGCTACTCTACCGCAAAACGGCGACTTTGTGAATTATTTAAGAACTGGAGATACCAGCTCAAAAGTTATTCACATTTATGCATAAATAATAATGCTCATAAAATTAATGAGTTAGAGATTTAACCTCATAGTTTACTTGAGATAATGCACGTATCATCTTATATCTCAAATCGATATTGACTCGCAACTGCCTGCTAAACAGGTACAATGTGCGAAAAAATTGCAAAGGTATTTCTTCTTATGACGTCAGCAAAGCCGGTGATTTTGGTTGATGGATCTTCTTACTTATTTCGGGCATTTCACGCTATTCGCCACTTGAGCACGGGTGAGGGGTTTCCTACTAATGCTATTCGAGGGGTTATTTCAATGATTCGCGGTCATCTTCGCGATTATCCTGACTCGAAAGTGGTGGTGGTTTTTGATGCGAAAGGAAAGACCTTTAGAAATGATCTCTATCCTGAGTATAAAGCGCATCGCCCACCAATGCCCGACGACTTG from Pleionea litopenaei includes:
- a CDS encoding TRAP transporter large permease, with protein sequence MEWLPFVMFAFVCFALMAGYSVAFTLGGSALLFAGVSVAMGWLNPSMLNASAQRIFGVMNNQVLVAVPLFVFMGVMLERAKIAENLLDAMTRLFGGLRGGLALSVIIVGMLLAASTGIVGATVVTMGMLSLPVMLKRGYDQALSTGTICASGTLGQIIPPSIVLILLGESIASAHRSSYGGDPINVGDLFIGALIPGLLLVAAYMVYVVTRVTINPALAPSNHDLPAIKMGELIRSLLLPLSLIFLVLGSILTGIATPTEAAAIGAAGATLLAIYQREFDYARLKDVMLSTTKTSSMVFMILIGASIFSLVFRALGGDAQVHGLLSEMPGGVVGAIIVVMLVMFLLGFILDFIEIIYVVVPIVAPVLLAMGVDPIWLGIMIALNLQTSFLTPPFGFALFYLRGVTPDTVTTRNIYRGAVPFIFIQLGLLILLGIFPELATWLPEFLSE
- a CDS encoding TRAP transporter small permease subunit; its protein translation is MWLLFRRGLASIAVGCGHGVSFLTIAMVAVMFTSTLMSQLFNINFIALQESVTWLHAAVFMLGAAYTLQRNEHVRVDIFYSKFSPRTQAIVDILGTLLFLFPMCGFILYSSISFVELSWRLSEGSAEAGGLPGVFLLKTLIWVMPVLIMIEGLNQILRNIDQWRHSSNHTNTEVPL